The following proteins are encoded in a genomic region of Desulfosoma sp.:
- a CDS encoding PIG-L family deacetylase, with protein MMDRAFEAELYPIEAAPLPSARQALVFAAHADDEVYGCGGTLRLLSEKGTPVSVVVVTQGNQCRGDVSEEIVERRRRESFEASRLLGYAAPKHWDIPDRELRYTENLVCRLHHIITSLDADLVFAPALSEMHPDHQALALAVGEAVRRSGGSRLLAFYEVSAPTTPNTLIDISPVVDVKKRAMQCFISQEAIHPYHERILALNRYRAYVLGKNAEAAEAFLMVDSSRLEHGLARVCETWLSRRRTRGLAVEPADLPLVSVIVRSTGRRELSEALESIANQTYPNLEVVLVDALGSLASHENHYAGRLLLKTVSTGQSLSRSRAANLGLQEASGRYVLFLDEDDLLLPDHVWRLVKALQARREAKAAYAGVRAVDETGTTIVEYDLSWSVDRMLAANFIPIMAVLFERALFEDGCRFDEDFEVSEDWDFWMQISQHTPLVHVPGVSAIYRYYLGESKLSRDRDHNFYLYWRKKVLEKWFRALGVEPFAAALYRLAQELDQLGREKGAFKRELEELQRVREDLLRHNAALKQELDETRADLAAQVLHNQEVLRENNELRHQLAAFEREREILLNSTVWRLTAPVRFLAGVLKRARRRIHEMIS; from the coding sequence ATGATGGACCGGGCTTTCGAGGCCGAACTTTACCCGATAGAAGCCGCTCCTTTGCCTTCGGCGCGACAGGCACTTGTTTTTGCCGCTCATGCAGATGACGAGGTTTACGGCTGTGGGGGAACTCTTCGCCTTTTGTCGGAAAAAGGAACCCCCGTTTCGGTGGTCGTGGTCACCCAGGGAAACCAATGTCGAGGCGACGTGAGCGAAGAAATCGTCGAAAGGCGGCGTCGGGAATCCTTCGAGGCCTCACGCCTTCTCGGCTATGCGGCTCCAAAGCATTGGGACATTCCAGATCGGGAACTACGCTACACGGAAAATCTTGTCTGCCGCCTGCACCACATCATCACAAGCCTGGATGCCGATCTCGTTTTTGCTCCGGCACTTTCTGAAATGCATCCGGACCATCAGGCTCTGGCTCTCGCTGTGGGGGAAGCGGTCCGGCGTAGCGGCGGCTCCAGGCTTTTGGCTTTTTATGAGGTGAGTGCTCCCACAACACCCAATACGCTCATCGATATCAGCCCGGTTGTGGACGTCAAGAAACGGGCCATGCAATGCTTCATCTCTCAAGAAGCCATCCACCCATACCACGAACGCATTCTGGCCTTGAACCGATACCGAGCCTATGTTCTGGGAAAAAACGCTGAGGCTGCAGAAGCCTTTCTCATGGTTGATAGTTCCCGGTTGGAACACGGGCTGGCGAGGGTCTGCGAAACATGGCTATCGCGTCGTCGAACCAGGGGTTTGGCTGTCGAACCGGCGGACCTTCCCTTAGTGAGCGTCATCGTGCGTTCCACGGGGCGTCGTGAACTTTCCGAGGCTCTGGAATCCATCGCCAACCAAACCTATCCTAATCTGGAAGTTGTTCTCGTGGACGCGCTAGGAAGCCTTGCCTCTCACGAAAATCATTATGCTGGCCGCCTGCTCTTAAAGACGGTCTCCACAGGACAATCCCTTTCCAGAAGCCGTGCGGCTAACTTGGGACTTCAAGAAGCTTCAGGCCGTTACGTCCTGTTTCTCGACGAAGACGATCTTCTGCTCCCGGATCATGTGTGGCGGCTTGTCAAGGCTCTGCAAGCCCGAAGAGAAGCCAAAGCCGCTTATGCGGGGGTTCGTGCCGTGGACGAAACAGGCACAACCATCGTGGAATACGATCTTTCATGGTCCGTGGATCGAATGCTGGCGGCCAATTTCATTCCGATCATGGCGGTTCTTTTTGAACGTGCCCTTTTTGAGGATGGGTGTCGATTCGATGAGGATTTCGAGGTTTCCGAGGATTGGGATTTTTGGATGCAGATTTCACAACACACTCCGTTAGTCCACGTGCCTGGAGTGAGCGCCATTTACAGGTACTACCTTGGAGAATCCAAACTTTCCCGAGATCGAGACCATAACTTTTATCTCTATTGGCGAAAGAAAGTCCTTGAAAAATGGTTTCGAGCCCTAGGGGTCGAGCCCTTTGCCGCCGCCTTGTATCGTTTAGCTCAGGAACTGGACCAGTTGGGAAGGGAAAAGGGCGCCTTCAAAAGGGAATTGGAAGAGCTTCAACGAGTACGTGAAGACCTGCTTCGACACAACGCTGCACTCAAGCAGGAACTGGACGAAACACGAGCAGATCTGGCGGCGCAAGTGCTTCACAACCAAGAGGTTCTCCGCGAAAACAATGAGTTGCGACATCAACTGGCCGCCTTTGAACGGGAACGGGAAATTCTTCTTAATTCTACCGTGTGGCGCCTCACGGCACCGGTTCGGTTTTTGGCCGGTGTGCTGAAACGTGCACGACGCCGAATCCACGAGATGATCTCATGA
- a CDS encoding glycosyltransferase family 2 protein, giving the protein MMERDPNLELSIVMPCLNESRTLRTCIQKARAFLDQAQVRGEVIVADNGSTDGSIQIAKAEGARVVHVDKKGYGSALMGGISAARGTYVIMGDSDDSYDFLHLENFLEKLRDGYDLVVGNRFLGGIEPGAMPFLHRYLGNPVLSSLGNLFFKTNLGDFHCGLRGFRREAVLGLDLKTTGMEFASEMIVKASLQGLRMTEVPTVLSRDGRDRPPHLRTWRDGWRHLRFLLLYSPKWLFFYPGFFLFGASLLVFLAIMAHPVHVGRIVFDIHTLAYAAFGCLVGLQVVLFYVVSTEYAYRKGILPMKPAAIASVFRWRLEYGILLGTLLFLVGIAGAFYAFGLWRSVQYQALEPSRVMRFVIPSGLFMAAGIQVIFSSFLLSVFRIDTSS; this is encoded by the coding sequence ATGATGGAACGCGACCCGAATCTGGAACTTTCCATTGTGATGCCTTGCCTCAACGAATCCCGCACACTTCGAACATGCATTCAAAAGGCCAGGGCCTTTTTGGATCAGGCCCAAGTGCGGGGCGAAGTGATCGTGGCAGACAACGGCAGTACCGATGGATCCATTCAGATTGCGAAAGCTGAAGGGGCTCGGGTCGTTCATGTCGACAAAAAGGGTTACGGAAGCGCCCTTATGGGAGGCATCAGCGCGGCCCGAGGTACCTATGTGATCATGGGCGATAGTGACGATTCCTACGATTTTCTGCATCTGGAAAATTTTCTGGAAAAACTTCGAGACGGCTACGATCTGGTGGTGGGAAATCGGTTTCTTGGGGGGATCGAACCGGGTGCCATGCCCTTTCTGCATCGGTACCTCGGGAATCCGGTGCTGAGTTCTCTCGGCAATCTTTTCTTTAAAACGAACTTAGGGGACTTCCATTGCGGCCTACGAGGTTTTCGGCGAGAAGCCGTGCTTGGATTGGATTTGAAGACGACGGGGATGGAGTTTGCTAGTGAAATGATCGTCAAAGCGTCCCTACAGGGGTTACGCATGACCGAAGTACCGACGGTACTTTCACGCGACGGCAGAGACCGTCCACCTCACTTGAGGACCTGGCGGGACGGCTGGCGGCACCTGCGGTTTCTTTTGCTTTACAGTCCCAAGTGGCTTTTCTTTTATCCGGGTTTTTTTCTTTTTGGCGCAAGTCTTCTCGTATTCCTTGCCATCATGGCTCATCCCGTTCATGTGGGACGAATCGTTTTCGACATTCATACCCTGGCCTATGCCGCTTTCGGTTGCCTTGTGGGTTTGCAAGTCGTCCTTTTCTATGTGGTATCCACCGAGTATGCGTACCGAAAAGGAATCCTTCCCATGAAGCCGGCGGCCATTGCTTCCGTCTTTCGTTGGCGGCTTGAATACGGCATCTTATTGGGAACACTTCTTTTCCTCGTGGGTATCGCCGGTGCTTTTTACGCATTCGGCCTCTGGCGTTCAGTGCAATATCAGGCGCTTGAGCCTTCCCGGGTTATGCGTTTTGTCATCCCGTCAGGGCTTTTTATGGCCGCCGGCATTCAGGTAATCTTCTCTTCTTTTCTCCTGTCCGTCTTTCGCATTGACACAAGCTCCTGA
- a CDS encoding ABC transporter permease: protein MSPLKFFLHLLFEPLFHALRHRSIVRGFLGKEIGGRYAGSYAGMVWIILEPLATILIFSFVFTYVFRVSLNMEMDGTASFTVFFLAGYFPWLMLSEALSRGAGSIVGNSTLVTKVIFPVDLLPLSSVLSSFLIHGVGFGLYLIYLAMIGKVSATWLMLPVLFLLHAVFCCGLSFLVSALVVFIRDVQQALGLFLMVWFYASPVLYPMRLVPEPLRQWIWLNPMSSLIVPFREALLRGMVPWKHVMGFAGLALVSYALGAWFFMRSKRAFADVL from the coding sequence GTGTCTCCTCTCAAGTTTTTCCTGCATTTATTGTTTGAGCCCTTGTTTCATGCGTTGCGGCATCGTTCCATTGTGCGTGGGTTCCTTGGGAAAGAGATTGGAGGGCGCTACGCAGGCTCTTATGCCGGCATGGTATGGATCATCCTCGAGCCCCTGGCCACCATCTTGATTTTCAGCTTTGTTTTTACCTACGTCTTTCGCGTTTCCTTGAATATGGAAATGGACGGCACAGCTAGTTTTACAGTCTTTTTCCTGGCCGGCTATTTTCCATGGCTCATGCTTTCTGAAGCCCTTTCTCGAGGGGCAGGTTCCATCGTGGGAAACAGCACCCTTGTGACAAAGGTCATCTTTCCCGTGGATTTGTTGCCCTTATCTTCCGTCTTGTCGTCTTTTCTAATCCATGGAGTCGGCTTTGGTCTTTATCTCATCTACCTAGCTATGATAGGTAAAGTTTCGGCCACCTGGCTGATGCTGCCTGTTTTGTTTTTGCTCCACGCTGTTTTTTGCTGCGGGTTGTCTTTTCTGGTTTCGGCTCTTGTTGTCTTTATCCGTGATGTTCAGCAGGCCCTCGGCCTTTTTTTGATGGTCTGGTTTTATGCCAGCCCGGTGTTGTACCCAATGCGTCTTGTTCCAGAGCCTCTGAGGCAATGGATATGGCTGAATCCCATGAGCTCTCTCATCGTGCCTTTCCGGGAAGCTCTGCTTCGCGGAATGGTGCCTTGGAAGCATGTCATGGGATTTGCCGGCCTCGCCCTTGTCTCCTACGCTCTGGGAGCCTGGTTTTTCATGAGGTCGAAACGTGCCTTCGCCGACGTTCTTTGA
- a CDS encoding methyltransferase domain-containing protein — protein sequence MEIILRLGDPDPIEEVLFSRSFCLRYLKAFFHSDRILEVSPEKVFTVGALRELTEAQTVLIINEDELLVTPHLFHILPPLLADGPWSALVPALSPARFDHQRPPLLYPYHTVRTFLETADILAKSRPARPKTLKLPAEWPCVFLHTEALDDLPSETPLEHLWSQWAIEGRLGTVDTCFVHRFAFVHQSPREDLIKLIPETAAKVLDVGCAYGALGRYLKSLRPCHVTGIERNPHMARAAAAFYDTVLTCPVEEARFEGRFDAVVCGDVLEHLLHPSTVLRYLWETVTDDGVLIASVPNTAHWSVVLDLALGRFETVPAGFLCSTHIRFFTEEDLLLLLDQADWSVELMERDESTPTPTGQRFMETLVSAGFGDERSLRTERFRLRARKKRRGL from the coding sequence ATGGAGATCATTCTGAGGCTCGGGGATCCAGATCCCATTGAAGAAGTTCTCTTCAGTCGAAGCTTCTGTCTTCGGTACCTGAAGGCTTTTTTTCACTCGGACCGAATCCTGGAAGTTTCCCCCGAAAAAGTTTTCACCGTCGGGGCTTTGCGGGAGCTGACCGAGGCGCAAACGGTGTTGATCATCAATGAAGATGAACTGCTGGTTACTCCACATCTCTTTCACATCCTTCCACCACTGTTGGCGGACGGGCCCTGGTCCGCTCTCGTCCCCGCACTCAGCCCCGCTCGATTCGACCATCAGCGGCCTCCCCTTTTGTACCCCTATCACACGGTGCGCACTTTCCTGGAAACCGCGGACATTTTGGCGAAATCCCGACCTGCACGGCCCAAAACGCTGAAACTGCCTGCGGAATGGCCCTGCGTGTTCCTTCACACAGAGGCTCTTGACGATCTACCTTCAGAAACTCCTTTGGAGCATCTTTGGTCTCAATGGGCCATAGAAGGGCGCCTTGGGACCGTGGACACCTGTTTTGTGCACCGGTTCGCTTTTGTCCATCAGTCACCCCGAGAGGATCTGATCAAGTTGATTCCCGAAACCGCTGCAAAGGTGCTCGATGTGGGGTGCGCCTACGGGGCTTTGGGTCGTTACCTGAAAAGCTTGCGACCTTGCCACGTGACGGGCATTGAACGGAACCCGCATATGGCTCGAGCGGCGGCCGCTTTTTATGACACCGTGCTCACCTGCCCCGTGGAAGAGGCTCGATTCGAAGGGCGGTTTGACGCGGTTGTCTGCGGCGACGTCCTGGAACATCTTCTTCACCCTTCGACGGTGCTTCGGTATCTTTGGGAAACGGTTACGGACGACGGTGTCCTTATCGCCAGTGTGCCCAACACCGCCCACTGGTCTGTGGTGCTGGATCTGGCTTTGGGTCGCTTCGAAACGGTTCCGGCCGGATTCCTTTGTTCCACCCATATCCGCTTTTTCACCGAGGAGGATCTGCTTCTTCTCCTTGACCAAGCCGATTGGAGTGTGGAACTCATGGAACGGGACGAGTCCACACCGACCCCTACAGGGCAACGTTTCATGGAAACCCTGGTTTCGGCGGGGTTCGGTGATGAACGATCCCTTCGCACGGAAAGGTTTCGTCTCAGAGCTCGAAAAAAACGTCGCGGACTCTAA
- a CDS encoding tetratricopeptide repeat protein — MTRSETKLSTSAARFKDALPWRRLFMFPALLIAAVLLCYANSFHVPFVFDDYHSIVDNPRIQEPFRWLSHAPFRQPRVLVDLTFALNHTLGGQSVFGYHLINTAVHAVNALLVYALTLTLLSALKQRRNRTPTENLPSEVFALVTALVFACHPIQTQAVTYISQRYTSMAAMFYLASILFFLQGRLVWSGSQISPTPFQRSSGILPSHAAPSSFQLHDVTTSRLHQSRFAVSFLLFGLCALCALSAFLSKQNSASLPVMMLLVEYVVFDRSWRGWARKALTALPLLLLFAGFVLYAIGGISTWRDFGALMEDVDRATRETQVVDRWTYAVTQLRVLCIYLGLLMLPVRQCLDYAYPFTSSFFSGWTPFAAAALLTLMGAGFFSLRRNPLFSLAVGWFFVALSVESTLFPIRDALFEHRLYLPSVAFGWVVSLVLFWILKRHRTTGILVTATVILALGTATHLRNRVWQNPVALWHEAVRCNPSNARAYNNLGKAFMDSGNHAEARKAFQVALQLNPMSFDAQLNLGLALARQGLVGEALPALQQSLALRPENPKSLYNIALAYHKMRLYESAQSYYERALKADPDLEKAALNLANLFVEQKQPDQAVKILSSYIETHPNAVDAVYNLAFIHLENHRGDEALKVVGAALARTPRSVPLWVIKADFLSRLGRYDAARSALEEALRLSPKNPEALALRKRLSAAP; from the coding sequence ATGACGCGCAGTGAGACCAAACTTTCGACCTCTGCAGCCCGTTTCAAGGATGCTCTTCCATGGCGACGTCTCTTTATGTTTCCGGCGTTGCTCATCGCCGCTGTACTCCTTTGTTACGCCAATTCTTTTCATGTACCCTTCGTTTTTGACGACTACCATTCCATCGTGGACAATCCTCGAATCCAAGAACCCTTCCGTTGGCTCTCACACGCCCCGTTTCGCCAACCTCGAGTGCTCGTGGATCTTACCTTCGCCCTGAACCATACTCTAGGGGGACAAAGCGTCTTCGGCTATCATCTGATCAACACGGCCGTGCATGCCGTCAATGCGCTCCTGGTCTACGCTCTTACCTTGACCCTTCTTTCGGCCCTGAAACAACGAAGAAACCGGACTCCTACGGAAAACCTACCTTCAGAAGTCTTTGCTCTGGTCACGGCCCTTGTTTTCGCCTGTCATCCCATCCAAACCCAGGCCGTGACCTATATTTCGCAGAGATACACCTCCATGGCCGCCATGTTTTATCTGGCTTCCATTCTGTTTTTCCTTCAGGGGCGTCTGGTTTGGTCCGGCTCACAAATTTCCCCCACGCCTTTCCAACGCTCTTCTGGCATCCTTCCATCCCACGCCGCTCCTTCCTCTTTCCAGCTTCACGACGTCACCACGTCGCGACTTCACCAGTCACGATTTGCGGTTTCCTTTCTATTGTTCGGTCTGTGCGCCCTCTGCGCCCTGTCGGCTTTCCTGAGCAAGCAAAACAGTGCCAGCCTTCCTGTGATGATGCTTCTTGTGGAATATGTGGTCTTTGACCGTTCTTGGCGCGGATGGGCTCGAAAAGCCTTGACGGCCCTTCCACTTCTTCTGCTTTTTGCCGGCTTTGTGCTTTACGCCATAGGGGGGATCTCCACGTGGCGTGATTTTGGAGCCCTTATGGAAGATGTGGATCGTGCCACACGGGAAACCCAGGTGGTGGATCGTTGGACCTATGCCGTCACACAGCTTCGAGTGCTCTGCATCTACCTGGGGTTGCTTATGCTTCCGGTCCGCCAGTGTCTGGACTATGCGTACCCTTTTACGTCTTCTTTCTTCTCCGGATGGACGCCCTTTGCCGCTGCGGCGCTTTTGACCCTTATGGGCGCAGGATTTTTCAGCTTACGCCGAAATCCTCTGTTCAGTCTTGCCGTAGGTTGGTTTTTCGTCGCCTTGTCTGTGGAATCCACCCTTTTTCCCATTCGAGACGCCCTCTTTGAGCATCGGCTGTATCTTCCTTCCGTGGCTTTCGGCTGGGTGGTGTCCCTGGTGCTTTTCTGGATTCTGAAACGTCATCGAACCACCGGCATCCTCGTTACGGCGACAGTGATCCTGGCTCTTGGCACGGCTACCCATCTGAGAAACCGTGTCTGGCAAAACCCGGTGGCCTTGTGGCACGAAGCTGTGCGGTGTAACCCTTCCAATGCCCGAGCTTATAACAATCTCGGAAAAGCTTTCATGGATTCAGGAAACCATGCGGAAGCCCGGAAGGCCTTTCAAGTCGCCCTCCAGCTCAACCCTATGAGCTTTGATGCTCAGCTTAACTTAGGGTTGGCTTTGGCACGTCAAGGTCTGGTGGGGGAAGCCCTTCCAGCCCTTCAGCAAAGCCTGGCGCTTCGTCCCGAAAACCCAAAGTCCCTTTACAACATTGCCTTGGCGTATCACAAAATGCGTCTGTACGAGTCGGCTCAGTCTTATTACGAACGGGCCCTGAAGGCCGATCCCGACCTAGAAAAGGCGGCGCTCAATCTCGCCAACCTTTTCGTGGAACAAAAACAGCCGGACCAAGCCGTAAAGATTCTCTCATCCTACATCGAAACCCACCCGAATGCCGTGGATGCCGTCTATAATCTGGCTTTCATTCATTTGGAAAACCATCGAGGCGACGAAGCCCTGAAGGTTGTGGGAGCGGCGCTGGCGCGAACGCCTCGTTCCGTACCCTTGTGGGTGATCAAGGCGGATTTCTTGTCAAGGCTCGGCCGTTACGATGCAGCACGATCCGCTTTGGAAGAAGCGCTGCGTCTTTCCCCCAAAAACCCTGAGGCTTTGGCACTACGGAAACGTCTGTCGGCAGCGCCTTGA
- a CDS encoding MBOAT family protein, translated as MVFASPIFLFLFLPLTLAGYFLLGNKYRNLYILLVSLFFYAWGEPFHVGVMLFSILFNYASGLLLHRPCGTPFSGFSKKHILTLTVAGNLLILGYYKYATFLMDNLNRGLTALGLHTIPFEPVSLPLGISFFTFQAMSYVIDVYRHHAPVQKNPLHCGLYIALFPQLIAGPIVRYTQIAAQITSRIVTLPTFSAGIQRFVFGLSKKVLVANPLGRITDIVFACPTDELSVGMAWLGLICYTLQIYYDFSGYSDMAIGLGQMFGFRFPENFDYPYVSRSLREFWRRWHMTLSSWFRDYLYIPLGGNRGSTRRTVLNLWVVFFLCGLWHGAGWTFIVWGIFHGLCLSLERTRLWQLTIPRLWRPLQHLYTLGLVVVGWVFFRSESLPYALKYLACLFGFFLPVTTPHDALLYCDPKTVWTLVLGAVFAVPIVPCVAQKLQNLSEKRRRASSSIFLNTGRYLLLISLFVASAAHLAAGTYNPFIYFRF; from the coding sequence GTGGTTTTTGCCTCACCTATCTTTCTTTTCCTCTTTCTTCCCTTGACTTTGGCCGGATATTTTCTTCTCGGAAACAAATACCGTAATCTCTATATTCTTTTGGTAAGCCTCTTCTTTTATGCATGGGGGGAACCCTTCCATGTAGGCGTCATGCTTTTTTCTATACTTTTCAATTACGCAAGCGGTCTTTTGCTGCACCGTCCATGTGGGACCCCTTTTTCAGGCTTTTCCAAAAAACATATACTAACGCTCACCGTCGCCGGAAATCTTCTAATTCTCGGCTATTATAAATACGCCACTTTCTTGATGGATAACCTAAACAGGGGCCTCACGGCTCTGGGACTCCACACAATTCCCTTTGAGCCGGTGTCTCTTCCTCTAGGTATTTCCTTCTTTACCTTTCAGGCTATGTCCTATGTCATCGATGTCTATCGACATCATGCACCAGTTCAGAAAAATCCACTTCATTGCGGCCTTTACATCGCCCTGTTTCCGCAGCTCATCGCAGGACCCATCGTTCGATACACGCAAATCGCCGCTCAGATCACTTCTCGAATCGTCACTCTGCCCACATTCTCTGCAGGAATCCAAAGATTCGTTTTCGGTCTGTCCAAAAAGGTTTTAGTGGCCAATCCGTTGGGACGCATCACAGACATTGTCTTTGCCTGCCCTACGGATGAACTCAGCGTTGGTATGGCTTGGCTGGGTCTTATCTGCTATACGCTGCAAATCTATTACGACTTTTCCGGCTATTCCGACATGGCTATCGGATTGGGGCAGATGTTCGGGTTCAGGTTCCCCGAAAACTTTGACTATCCTTATGTTAGTCGATCCCTGAGAGAATTCTGGCGGCGATGGCACATGACCTTATCCTCATGGTTTCGGGACTATCTGTATATTCCTTTGGGCGGGAACCGAGGATCCACGCGTCGAACCGTCTTGAATCTTTGGGTGGTCTTTTTCCTGTGCGGCCTGTGGCATGGGGCGGGCTGGACCTTCATCGTCTGGGGTATCTTTCACGGGCTCTGTCTTTCTCTGGAACGCACCCGCCTATGGCAGCTCACGATTCCACGCCTTTGGCGTCCCTTGCAACATCTCTACACTCTGGGGCTTGTGGTTGTGGGATGGGTTTTTTTTCGATCCGAAAGCCTTCCGTATGCCTTGAAGTACCTGGCCTGTCTTTTCGGCTTCTTTCTGCCTGTCACGACCCCACATGACGCTTTGCTATATTGTGACCCCAAAACAGTTTGGACACTGGTGCTCGGCGCCGTTTTCGCCGTGCCCATCGTCCCCTGTGTCGCTCAAAAGCTCCAAAATTTATCCGAGAAGAGAAGGCGCGCTTCCTCTTCGATATTTTTGAACACGGGCCGCTATCTTCTCCTGATTTCTTTGTTCGTTGCTTCGGCCGCCCATCTGGCGGCGGGCACTTATAATCCGTTCATCTATTTTCGTTTTTGA
- a CDS encoding class I SAM-dependent methyltransferase has protein sequence MKTLDHMLQKWRYHVVTPFIPHGCRLLDIGGYDGSFLYFVKDRLVQGYCLDPLCRTRSEGPFHLIQAHAGQELPLPTASVDVVTLLAVFEHIQEREALVREIFRVLQDEGLVILTVPQPLVDDILKVLIRLRIADGMAAEEHHHFDPAMVVPLFGRFGFSLITRARFQLGLNNIFVFRKTRRG, from the coding sequence ATGAAAACCTTAGATCATATGCTTCAAAAGTGGCGCTACCATGTGGTGACTCCCTTTATTCCGCATGGGTGCCGTCTGTTGGACATAGGTGGCTACGATGGTAGCTTTCTATACTTTGTTAAAGACAGATTGGTGCAAGGCTATTGCCTCGATCCTTTGTGCCGAACGAGGTCGGAAGGGCCTTTTCATTTGATTCAGGCTCATGCCGGCCAGGAACTTCCGTTACCTACCGCTTCCGTGGATGTGGTCACTTTGTTGGCCGTTTTCGAACACATCCAGGAAAGGGAAGCCCTGGTCCGTGAAATCTTCCGGGTGCTTCAGGATGAAGGCCTGGTGATCCTTACGGTCCCCCAGCCTCTTGTGGACGATATTCTCAAAGTTCTCATAAGGCTCCGAATCGCCGACGGCATGGCTGCAGAAGAACATCATCATTTCGACCCCGCTATGGTGGTTCCCCTTTTCGGGCGGTTCGGCTTTTCTTTGATCACACGGGCACGATTCCAACTGGGTTTGAACAACATCTTTGTGTTTCGAAAAACTCGTAGGGGCTGA
- a CDS encoding polysaccharide ABC transporter ATP-binding protein, translating to MPSPTFFETDHARALCRGEIRLQGVTKVYRLYGKPFDRLKEAFLRRPYHQAFYSLQNVNLRVNPGESVGIVGDNGAGKSTLLKIVSGTLFPTQGNVSVGGRVAALLELGAGFHPEFTGRRNIYLNASLLGLTDTEIKACEDAIIDFAELGPFIDQPIKTYSSGMVVRLAFSIATSVNPDILVIDEALSVGDQYFQKKCIDRILEFQKEGKTILFCSHSLYTVNLLCARAVWIRNGVIHMDGSATAVTAAYENSIRERSRASVQEPSSLQTEGSPVPMRVRSVTVNGHRETFSLHTGEDLEIIVEYEVTEPVAFAVGVGIERNDGLVCHAVNLSRVSQKIYQGPCTVAVRVVYPKVPLLHGEFYAVGYLLDPSGVQIYHQKGSVPFCVEADGRQRTEVGLVEMDYHWEALDSKAFGV from the coding sequence GTGCCTTCGCCGACGTTCTTTGAAACCGATCACGCCAGAGCCCTTTGTCGCGGTGAGATTCGGCTTCAGGGCGTCACCAAGGTTTACCGGCTTTACGGCAAACCCTTTGACCGCCTCAAAGAAGCCTTTCTAAGAAGGCCATACCATCAGGCCTTCTACAGTCTTCAAAACGTCAACCTTAGGGTGAATCCCGGAGAAAGTGTCGGAATCGTCGGGGATAACGGAGCCGGCAAAAGCACGCTCTTAAAAATCGTTTCCGGAACCCTGTTTCCAACCCAGGGAAATGTTTCCGTCGGAGGCCGAGTCGCCGCCCTTTTGGAACTGGGAGCCGGCTTTCATCCGGAATTCACCGGAAGACGCAATATCTACCTGAATGCTTCCTTGTTGGGGTTGACCGATACGGAAATCAAGGCTTGTGAAGATGCCATTATCGATTTTGCCGAATTGGGTCCCTTTATCGATCAGCCGATCAAGACCTATTCTTCCGGAATGGTGGTCCGTTTGGCCTTTTCCATCGCCACCAGTGTGAATCCCGATATTTTGGTGATCGATGAAGCCCTAAGCGTCGGGGACCAGTATTTCCAAAAGAAATGTATCGATCGTATTCTGGAATTTCAGAAAGAAGGCAAAACCATCCTCTTCTGCAGCCATTCTCTTTACACCGTCAATCTTCTTTGTGCTCGAGCCGTTTGGATACGAAACGGCGTCATCCATATGGACGGGTCTGCAACGGCAGTCACGGCGGCTTATGAAAACTCCATTCGAGAAAGATCCCGGGCCTCCGTCCAAGAACCTTCTTCGCTCCAGACTGAAGGAAGTCCGGTGCCGATGCGGGTTCGTTCCGTGACGGTAAACGGTCATCGAGAGACGTTTTCTTTGCACACGGGGGAGGATCTGGAAATCATCGTGGAATATGAAGTGACGGAACCCGTGGCCTTTGCCGTCGGTGTGGGGATTGAGCGAAACGACGGTCTGGTCTGTCATGCGGTCAATCTTTCCCGAGTTTCCCAAAAAATCTATCAAGGACCGTGTACGGTCGCCGTTCGTGTCGTCTATCCCAAAGTGCCGCTTCTTCACGGAGAATTCTACGCCGTAGGTTATCTTCTTGACCCCTCCGGAGTGCAGATCTATCACCAAAAAGGATCGGTCCCTTTTTGCGTGGAAGCAGATGGTCGCCAACGCACGGAAGTCGGTCTTGTGGAAATGGACTACCATTGGGAAGCGCTCGACTCGAAAGCTTTCGGCGTTTGA